Below is a genomic region from Eubacterium sp. 1001713B170207_170306_E7.
GATAAAAGTATCTCTGTAAACTTGTCATAATCCAGAGGCTTCATCAGATACCATAAAGGCTGTGTGTCAAAGCAGTCAAACACATAATCACGATAGGCTGTAATATAAATGATACTGCACCTGATATCCTGCTCTCGAAGCCCCCTTGCAAGCGCCAGTCCATTCTCTTTAGAAAGCTCAATGTCCAGTAGCAGAAGATGGTAATACGATGGATTTTCTAAAACCGCACTTTGTATCTCGCCGGCTTGTGTAAATCGGTCTATGCTAAAATCAGAGTTGGTAACCAATCCTTTTTCACATAATATAGTTTCCATTTTGGAACAAAGCTGATTCAGAAAGCTCTCGTCATCATCAACGACTGCAATCCGATACATTCTGACACCACCTTTCTTAAAACGCCGTGTTTCGCTTATAAAAAAACTGGCTTTCAGAATCTCTGAAACCCAGTATTTATGCAGTCTGGCGGAGAAGGTGGGATTTGAACCCACGCACCGCGTTAACGGCCTATACCCTTAGCAGGGGCACCTCTTATAGCCACTTGAGTACTTCTCCATGTTTAATGTCA
It encodes:
- a CDS encoding LytTR family DNA-binding domain-containing protein produces the protein MYRIAVVDDDESFLNQLCSKMETILCEKGLVTNSDFSIDRFTQAGEIQSAVLENPSYYHLLLLDIELSKENGLALARGLREQDIRCSIIYITAYRDYVFDCFDTQPLWYLMKPLDYDKFTEILLSDYRRSYADTRLVLKIDGRKVPLSFHDIYALEAAQHRTRIWLHEGYRNWNGALSTLKQQLPSSGFCHSHNSYIINLSHVKEIQRTDVLMDNGKTFPVSRRYYNQTFEKYFTFLKL